GCTGGTGACCGCCGACGTCAACCGCGTCTTCGCCGGCGTCTGACCTACGGTCCCGCGGCGCGCCGCCCGTTCGCCCGGCGTGGCAGGGCATCTGGGACTTCGCGGCCGGCCGTTTGGCTCGCCGCCCCAGGTGCAGGAAGGAATTGTTCGGTGGTTTTTGCTACGGTCCGGTGCCATTGGATATGTGTTCTGCCTCGTCCCGCCGCCATGCCCTGGACGCATGCTCGTCCCGGCGCCGGCCGGCGGCCGAGGGTCTGACGCGGGTGCCGTTCGTCCGGTCGTGAAGTCCGGGGAGGAGAGTTTCTGTGACGGAGCAAGGCGTGGGGGTGGTGCGTCCGCTCCCCGGCGACGGGCTGATCGCTCATATGGGCGGCCTGCTGCTGGTGTGCGACGCGGCCGACGGCGTCGCCGAGGAGCTGGTGACGGCGCTGCGGGACACCGCGGCGGCCGGAGGTGACGGCCGTGCGCTGGCCCGGCGCGTCGCCCAGGTCCTCGCGCGGGCGATGACGGCCGAGCCGGTCGCCTGCGCGGTCGCCGGGCGCGCCGGCGGCGGCATCGCGGTGCTGGTCAGCGGCGACGCCCAGGCGGCCATCACCGGGCCGGGCACCGACGTCCGCCTGGACGGCAAGGACGCGCTCACCTGGACCGACCGCCTGGTCACCACGCAGGTGAGCACGGTCGAGCTGCGGCTGCCCAGTGCGGGCCGCCCGTTCAGGCAGGCCCGGCTGGACGCCGGCGTGGTCCCCGGCGGCGGCCTGGTCTCCGACCTCGCCGAGGCGGACGGCGGCCTGCCCGCCCGTCCCGCGCCGCGTCCGGAGCCCGCGCCCCGCCCGGCGGCCCACGACCCGTTCCCCGCCGCCGAGGCCGCGCGTCCCGAGCCGGCGCCCGGCCCGGCCGCGTTCGGCGTGGAGGCGCCGCCGCCGATCTCCTCCCCGCCCGGCGTGAGCGCGCCCCCGCCGCCCGCCGACCTGCCCGGCCCGCCGCGCGAGTACGAGCAGCCGTTCGTCCCCGGTCCCGAGGCGCCGCGGCAGGCCCCCGGCGGCGGCCACACCGGCGCCCAGGAGTTCGACCCCTTCCCGCCCGCCGGTCCTCCCGCGGGCGAGCCCGACCACGCCTCCGGCCCGCTCCTGGAGCCCACCGAGATGGGGCCCACGCCCGAGCCGCCGAGCCGTCCCATGGTGTACGGGGTGGACTGCCAGAACGACCACTTCAACGACCCGCGGGTGCCCTACTGCGCGGTGTGCGGGGTGGCCCTGGTGCAGCGCAACCTCGTGCCCTACAAGGGGGAGCGGCCCTCGCTCGGGGTGCTCGCCCTCGACGACGGCATGACGCTGGCCCTCGACGCCGACTACCTGCTCGGCCGCGACCCCGATCGCGCGCCCGAGGTCACCTCCGGCGAGGCGCGCCCGGCCCGGGTGACCAGCCCCGACGGCTCGGTCTCCCGCCGCCACCTGCGCGTGCGGCTGGACGGCTGGGACGTCAACCTGGTGGACCTCGGATCGGTCAACGGCACCCAGGTGCAGCCGCCGGGGGATCCGAACTTCTACGACATCCCGCCGAACGAGCCGGTGCCGATCCTGCCGGGCACGACCGTGCGCATCGGCGTCTCGCGCACCATGCGCTACGACGGCCACCGGCAGGGCTGACCCGCCGCGCCTCCCCGTCCCGGGCGCCTACCGGCCGCCCGGCGGGGTGGCGCCCCGCGGTCCCTGGGCGGCGCGGCCGATCACGGCCACCAGCTCCTCCTCGGTGAGCACGCGCGGCTCGCCGATCGCCTTGGCCTGCACGTAGACCGCGCACAGCCACTCCAGCAGCCGCGCGCCCTCCAGGGCGCGGGGGAGGTCGGCGCCGACGGCCACGGCCCCGTGGTTCTGCATGAGGGCCGCCTGTCTGCCCTCCAGCGCCGCGCCGACGTGGGCGGCCAGCTCGGGGGTGCCGTAGGTCGCGTAGGGGGCCACGCGGACAGTGCCGCCGAGCAGCAGCGTGTTGTAGTGGATCGGCGGCAGCTCGCGCATCGTCGCCGACACCACCACCGCGTAGGTGGAATGGGTGTGCACGATCGCCGCCGTGCCGGTGCTCTCGTAGATCGCCAGGTGCATGGGCACCTCCGAGGACGGGTCGCGCGCCCCCTCCACCACCTCGCCGGACAGGTCCAGCACCGGGCAGTCCCCGGGGGTGAGCGCGTCCAGGGCCACCCCGCCGGGCGTGACCGCGACCAGGTCGCCGCGCCGCACGCTGACGTTGCCGGAGGTGCCGAGCACCAGGCCGTCCCCGACCATGCGCCGGCCGGTCTCGCACAGCAGCGCGCGCTCCTCGGCCAGCCTCACGACGCCCCGCCGAGGCGGTCCAGCTCGGCGGTCATCAGCCGCCGCAGGGTCTCGGGGGAGAGGCGGTCGGGGTAGAGGAGCCGGTGGAGGCTGAGCCCGTCCACCAGCGCGAGCAGCCGCTCGGCGGCGTCGTCCAGGTCCTGGCCCGGGGCGATCTCCCCGGCCCTCTCCGCGGCGTCGAGCAGGGCGCGCACCAGGTGGCGCAGCTCGGCGGCCTCCTCGCGCTGGACCTCGAGCAGCGTCCCCCCGGTCAGGCTCCTGCCCCAGAAGCCGACCTCGAGCGCGGTCTCGCGGGCCCGCTCCTCGTCCAGCGGCAGGTTGTCCAGCAGCAGCTCGCGCAGGGCCGCCAGGCCGGTGAGCCCGGCCAGCTTGGCGCGCAGCCGTTCCACGATGCGGCGGTGCGAGGAGCGCAGCGCCGACAGCAGGATGTCGTCCTTGTCGGCGAAGTAGTGGGTGAGCACGCCGTTGGAGTAGCCCGCCTCCTTGGCGATGGCGCGGGTGGTGGCCGCGTCGATCCCCTCGCGCAGGA
The Sphaerisporangium krabiense genome window above contains:
- a CDS encoding class II aldolase/adducin family protein, with the translated sequence MRLAEERALLCETGRRMVGDGLVLGTSGNVSVRRGDLVAVTPGGVALDALTPGDCPVLDLSGEVVEGARDPSSEVPMHLAIYESTGTAAIVHTHSTYAVVVSATMRELPPIHYNTLLLGGTVRVAPYATYGTPELAAHVGAALEGRQAALMQNHGAVAVGADLPRALEGARLLEWLCAVYVQAKAIGEPRVLTEEELVAVIGRAAQGPRGATPPGGR
- a CDS encoding TetR/AcrR family transcriptional regulator → MPKIVDHDVRREEVVDAARRVILREGIDAATTRAIAKEAGYSNGVLTHYFADKDDILLSALRSSHRRIVERLRAKLAGLTGLAALRELLLDNLPLDEERARETALEVGFWGRSLTGGTLLEVQREEAAELRHLVRALLDAAERAGEIAPGQDLDDAAERLLALVDGLSLHRLLYPDRLSPETLRRLMTAELDRLGGAS
- a CDS encoding FHA domain-containing protein, giving the protein MTEQGVGVVRPLPGDGLIAHMGGLLLVCDAADGVAEELVTALRDTAAAGGDGRALARRVAQVLARAMTAEPVACAVAGRAGGGIAVLVSGDAQAAITGPGTDVRLDGKDALTWTDRLVTTQVSTVELRLPSAGRPFRQARLDAGVVPGGGLVSDLAEADGGLPARPAPRPEPAPRPAAHDPFPAAEAARPEPAPGPAAFGVEAPPPISSPPGVSAPPPPADLPGPPREYEQPFVPGPEAPRQAPGGGHTGAQEFDPFPPAGPPAGEPDHASGPLLEPTEMGPTPEPPSRPMVYGVDCQNDHFNDPRVPYCAVCGVALVQRNLVPYKGERPSLGVLALDDGMTLALDADYLLGRDPDRAPEVTSGEARPARVTSPDGSVSRRHLRVRLDGWDVNLVDLGSVNGTQVQPPGDPNFYDIPPNEPVPILPGTTVRIGVSRTMRYDGHRQG